A genome region from Hevea brasiliensis isolate MT/VB/25A 57/8 chromosome 9, ASM3005281v1, whole genome shotgun sequence includes the following:
- the LOC110648813 gene encoding agamous-like MADS-box protein AP1 isoform X1: MGRGRVQLKRIENKINRQVTFSKRRTGLLKKAHEISVLCDAEVALIVFSYKGKLFEYSTDSCMEKILERYERYSYAERQLTADLNSQENWTLEYNRLKAKVELLQRNLRHYMGEDIDSLSLKELQNLEQQLETALKHIRTRKNQLMYESISELQKKEKAIQEQNSMLAKQIKENEKAVAQQALWEQHNHGTNMSPFLLPQPPLPCPNIGGTYQEEAPEGRRNELDLTLEPIYSCHLGCFTT; this comes from the exons ATGGGGCGAGGTAGGGTTCAGTTGAAGAGGATAGAGAACAAGATCAACCGCCAGGTAACATTTTCCAAAAGAAGAACTGGGTTGTTGAAGAAAGCTCATGAGATCTCAGTCTTATGTGATGCTGAGGTCGCTTTGATTGTCTTCTCCTACAAAGGGAAGCTCTTCGAATACTCTACTGATTCTTG CATGGAGAAGATCCTTGAACGATATGAAAGGTATTCTTATGCTGAGAGGCAGCTCACAGCTGACCTTAATTCACAG GAGAATTGGACCCTGGAGTACAACAGACTCAAGGCAAAGGTTGAGCTTTTACAGAGAAACCTTAG GCATTACATGGGAGAAGATATAGACTCGTTGAGCCTGAAAGAGCTGCAAAACTTGGAGCAGCAGCTTGAAACTGCTCTCAAGCACATTCGGACTAGAAAA AACCAACTAATGTACGAGTCCATCTCTGAGCTTCAGAAAAAG GAGAAGGCAATACAAGAGCAAAATAGCATGCTAGCAAAGCAG ATTAAGGAGAATGAGAAGGCAGTGGCACAGCAGGCACTCTGGGAGCAGCATAACCATGGAACTAATATGTCACCCTTCCTTCTGCCTCAGCCACCGCTCCCATGTCCAAACATTGG TGGCACTTACCAGGAAGAAGCACCAGAAGGGAGGAGGAACGAGCTTGACCTTACCCTGGAGCCAATATACTCTTGCCACCTTGGATGCTTCACCACATGA
- the LOC110648813 gene encoding agamous-like MADS-box protein AP1 isoform X2: MEKILERYERYSYAERQLTADLNSQENWTLEYNRLKAKVELLQRNLRHYMGEDIDSLSLKELQNLEQQLETALKHIRTRKNQLMYESISELQKKEKAIQEQNSMLAKQIKENEKAVAQQALWEQHNHGTNMSPFLLPQPPLPCPNIGGTYQEEAPEGRRNELDLTLEPIYSCHLGCFTT; the protein is encoded by the exons ATGGAGAAGATCCTTGAACGATATGAAAGGTATTCTTATGCTGAGAGGCAGCTCACAGCTGACCTTAATTCACAG GAGAATTGGACCCTGGAGTACAACAGACTCAAGGCAAAGGTTGAGCTTTTACAGAGAAACCTTAG GCATTACATGGGAGAAGATATAGACTCGTTGAGCCTGAAAGAGCTGCAAAACTTGGAGCAGCAGCTTGAAACTGCTCTCAAGCACATTCGGACTAGAAAA AACCAACTAATGTACGAGTCCATCTCTGAGCTTCAGAAAAAG GAGAAGGCAATACAAGAGCAAAATAGCATGCTAGCAAAGCAG ATTAAGGAGAATGAGAAGGCAGTGGCACAGCAGGCACTCTGGGAGCAGCATAACCATGGAACTAATATGTCACCCTTCCTTCTGCCTCAGCCACCGCTCCCATGTCCAAACATTGG TGGCACTTACCAGGAAGAAGCACCAGAAGGGAGGAGGAACGAGCTTGACCTTACCCTGGAGCCAATATACTCTTGCCACCTTGGATGCTTCACCACATGA